In Pseudoliparis swirei isolate HS2019 ecotype Mariana Trench chromosome 9, NWPU_hadal_v1, whole genome shotgun sequence, a genomic segment contains:
- the LOC130198961 gene encoding 60S ribosomal protein L22, with protein sequence MAPTQKKQNPGKGGKGKKKKQVLKFTLDCTHPVEDGIMDAANFEQFLQERIKVNGKAGNLGNGVVSIERSKSKITVSSEVPFSKRYLKYLTKKYLKKNNLRDWLRVVANTKESYELRYFQINQDEEEEEDED encoded by the exons ATGGCGCCCACT CAGAAGAAGCAGAACCCCGGTAAAGGCGGTaaaggcaagaagaagaagcaggtcCTGAAGTTCACTCTGGACTGCACTCACCCCGTAGAGGACGGCATCATGGACGCCGCCAACTTC GAGCAGTTCCTTCAGGAGCGCATCAAGGTGAACGGGAAGGCCGGTAACCTTGGTAACGGCGTGGTCTCCATCGAGAGGAGCAAGAGCAAGATCACCGTCTCCTCCGAGGTGCCCTTCTCCAAGAG GTACCTGAAGTACCTGACCAAGAAGTACCTGAAGAAGAACAACCTGCGGGACTGGCTGCGCGTGGTGGCCAACACCAAGGAGAGCTACGAGCTGCGCTACTTCCAGATCAaccaggacgaggaggaggaggaggacgaagatTAA